The DNA segment ATTTAGAAAAGTGGATCAGGCAAGATCAAACTCAATGACTGGTTATTTATCTAtaagattttttatctttttatagaagGATTGATAATTAAGAGAAGCTTTTCTATTAATGTAATCTTCTAAAGAATCTAATGTGTCCTTTGCTAACAAAGCATCGTTTTACACTCGATGAGCCTTGACCGAACAAAGTGCTCAACATATATAGCTTTTGTGGGCAAAATATATTCTATGCTCGATGCACCATAATCAAAACTATTTGATGTGTTCAATGTGgcctttgtagttaaagtaaatcctTATGCTCAATGCATCCGGTAAAATGTTTGATGTGATGTTAATAACAAAAAATCTCCATATTCTAATGTGCTCTGACCAAAAGAAACAATAGACACACCTGATATGGCCTTCACAACTAAAGTATTACTTATACCCAATGCAACTATCCTGATATAAGAATTTCTATATTTGTAATGTACCCTATTCGAACAAATAATTAATTACTCCATGTAGGCGTTGCACATTGAAAAGAGTGTTGATTAATTAGTTtgtaatattttgataatatgatGCTATGATAAACTTATATAAGATTACCCTTCATTAAGTATTGTATAGGAAGTTGTGTGTACTTGAGTATTAAGTATTGTAAATTTTGTATAATTAATAtaactaataagagaatcatatAGTATTTTCTGAAAGTACTTTAAGTGCAAATATAGATATTCCATAATATTACATATTGCataatttttttgcattttatagactaataaaatttattattttggctGTCATCCATAAGGCAAAGTAAACTATTATATTATTGTGAACGTCCATTGCAAGCTAACATTATGTTATATCACTGTGGTTGTCAGTTGACTTTTACAAGATAAAATATTATCTATTACTATGATTGTGCTGCATACTCAGATAAAATTATAACATGATGCTATACTAGTTAGATCTATTGTAATAACATGTTCTAATAACATGATGTTAGGTCTATTATAATAGTTAATTAAGTATAGTAAAATGGAATGATTATCTCCGAAGTCGTTGCCCCCTCCACCATAGTTGGATGGTGAGGAAGAGGGGAGATGGGAAGAGGAGAAAGAATGATTAATTAAATATAGTAATATGTCAATATGATAGTATAATTAACTATCAAAAAAGTAAGAAGAAACGAAAGTAAAAAGAGGCAAATACGAAGGAGGGACGAGATAGGAAGGAGGGACGAGATAGGGTTGACGAATTCATTGACCCAAATCGATTTATTGAATCGGTTAACTAATTCGAATTAGCTCAGTGAACaagtttaaaataataataataataataatttgaataggaagataaaattgatttttataaaaaaaaaatatccctCCCTCCCTAATTTTTCAATAAAAACCACCATCCGATAAATATCAATCAGTAATGACTTCTCTTGataaattacatattaaaaaaccACTCTTGATAAATTAATCGCATTAAAAAAAACCAAGTTAACCATTTTTAATCATGATTAGCTTTAGTTTGTTTTAAGTTAAATAattatatgaaaacataatataTCTGAGTTTCAAAGTATAACAACATGAATTAGAGTTtgaaatggattttgaacttttaaaGGAATATTCAAAGGTTTTGATCTATAAAATAAATACTTATAGGTGAGATTTGTTCAATGCGACAACATATttgaatatcatgatattttattttgttgAGATTTctcaaatataattataattaaataaaaatccaACTAAATTGAGTTGAATTGAGTGATCCAATAATCTAATATTATCCAACTTCAAAATGcgaaaaagattattttattccATGTGACAATGCGTTGCAACTGCATAATCATTTGCACTCTTTTTCTAATCTATGGAGAGGTTAAAGAAAGATATAGAATTGATATCAACCATGATCTCATTTGTGATATTTAaattacaaataaaatattttcactgaataaaaaaaagttaatttttgaataaCTCTAAAACCGAATAAATCATGCTTATGATTCCTGTGAGTGAAAGTCGATTATTCTTGAAACAAGTTCATTTATTAATTTCTATACTTTATATCCTAATCTccctaagaaatcaagattaagTTTATGAATATCCAAAAAATCCAATCTTGATATCCTAATCTCCCCAAggcattgttttattattattattattattattattattattattattattattattataaagtcAACCGTAAGCTGGTAACTTAACAacgtcatattattattatttttattaaaaaagaaaattctttCACAGCGCCCTCCTCGATGCTCATCGATGACGCCATGAATTATTGGCTCCGGCGAGTCAACACCTCAGCCAGCTAGTTGCTATTTATTGTGAACGAAGGGATGCATGCTAATGGTGTTGTATCGATCGGTCATGCTCCTCAATGCAATTTATTCTTTTGATGAAAATTCGATCGGTGTAGGCATTAAGCATCATACGTAAGTGTGCTCGAGGAACCACCACTTGGGGCATCGAGTCTTCTTCCCGAGAGTGCCGAGGCCTTTTCCCTGTTCGTCCTCGAGAGATGGCAATGGTTCTGGATACTTTCGTTTCGAGATACGTCAACGATGTGGCAGCTTTCGTGGAGGGAGAGATATGCAAAGTGCTGGGcgtgaagaaggagatcaaggcgctGCAGGAGACGCTGGAGACGATCAGATGTTTCCTCCAGGATGCCGAGCAGAAGAGCCGCAGCGGGGATCCCGTCATGGAGCTCTGGGTGAGGAAGCTGAAGGAAGTCATGTACGACGCCGACGACGTCATCGATCTGTGCGTGATGGAAGGGGGAAAGCCCTTGGAGGTTCGGGCGTCGGCATCAGCCTCAGGGGTGGTAAGCCTTCCTTTCAGCTTCGTCTCTTCCTGCTTTCGGTGTACCAAATACCGCCATGAGATCGCAGGCCAAATCGAAGCAATCAATGATAGGCTGAAACGAATAGCGGCAGATAACTCCATCCTTGGAAATCTACAGCCCGCAAGCCAACAACTCCACCCTAAAAAACCACCTCCACCACGTGAGACGTCTCCCTTGGAAGTTGAGGAGGACATTGTGGGGGAACAAATCGAAGAAGCTGCCGACGATCTAATCAATCGCATGTTGGAGAACACCGAACAAAAGTGTCGTGTTTTTGGGATTGTTGGAATGGGTGGAATCGGGAAAACTactctggcaagtaaaatatataATGATGGAAGGATCAAAGCAAACTTTCCTATCCAAAAGTGGTTGTATATCTCAAAGGATTATACGGAGATCAAGTTACTCAGAGAGTTAATTCGGTGTGCAGGAGATGAAACCAAAGCAGAATCTTTTGAGGGAGAAAGCAGAGCAGAATTGGAACCCAAACTTGCCTCGCTCCTTACTAAAAAATTATTTCTCGTGTTGGACGACGTGTGGAGTCCAAATGTATGGACTGATTTCCTGAGGAAACCACTAAGTAAGGGAGCAGGTAGCAGCACGATCTTAGTTACCACTCGAATCGAAACAGTGTTAAGTGGTATGAAAGCCAGCTATATGCACCAAGCTGAGAAAATGGATGATAACAGCGGGTGGCTGTTGCTTGGGAAGACGGTATTCGAAGCTGGGGAGGAGGATGACATGCGTAGGTTGGAGGAAGTAGGTAGGAAAATTGTTAGAAAATGTGATGGACTTCCTCTTGCTATCAAAGCTATTGCAGGGGTTCTAATTTCCAAGGACAGAAGCACAGCGGAGTGGGAACAAGTCCTCGAGAATGACGCATGGAGTACGAACCGTCAGATCGACGAAGAAGTTCCAAGGGCTTTGCACTTGAGCTATGAGGATCTACCATCTCATCTGAAACAATGCTTTCTTTATTGCTCGTTCTTCACCTGGAAGGTTTTTCATTACAATGATATTATTCGGTTTTGGGTAGCAGAAGGCCTTATCGTAGAAGCAGAAGGTAGGTTGATGGAAGATGTAGCCGAGGAGTACTATTGGGAACTAGTTTCGAGGAATCTTCTACAACTGGATCCATCGTTTATAAACAGGAGCATGTTTTGTATCCATGACCATTTACGAGCGCTCGCTACATACTTGATGAAAGACGAAGGATTTTCGATTACAGTTGGTCAAAGATTAGATATAAAAGCCAACGCGAAGATTCGTCGGTTGTTGATATTTAACATGGGAATAAAATTAGTACTGTCGGATCACATCatagaaaagaaatgtttgagaaCTTTAGTGATCAGAGACTCCCACTCAACCATCACAATTGAGGATAATGTACTCGAAGGGTTACCAAATTTATGAGTATTGGATCTTTGTAACACATCAGTCGAGAGAATTCCAAATTGCATCGGAGATCTATTGCACCTAAGATACTTAGATCTTGATATAACAAATATTCATGAGATACCGGAATCAATAGGGTGTCTTGTAAACCTTCAAACTTTGAATATCTCAGGATGTAAACACTTGTACAAACTTCCCATGACCATCACTAGACTATATAATCTAAGGAGTCTCGTTGTTGAAGAGACTCCTCTGACTCATGTACCGAAGGGAATCGGGAAATTGATAAATATTAACATACTCCAAGGATTTGTGATCGGTCATGACAATCCGACGAACGAGGTGGACGAGACCGGGTGTGGATTAGAGGAGCTGCAACCTCTTTCCAagctaagatatctgagtatataCAGGCTAGAGAGGGCAGTGACGGCAGCGTCGGCACTAGCGGAGAAACGTTCTCTTAGGGAACTAATTTTAAGTTGGATGCCACCAGAAGATGGGGAAGATGGAGATGCCACCGATAGTGGTGAGGATAGAAGAGCAACAACATGGAGAAAAGAGGAGCAAATCCAGATGGGAGCCGAGAAGATATGTAATGAACTCTCTCCTCCTTCAAGCTTACGAACTCTTGTCATCGTACGATTCCCGGGTCGACAATTCCCAAACTGGATGATGTCGTCCTCCCTGGGCGAATCACTCCCTAACCTGCAATACTTGTATCTTTCGGTGTTCCCATCATGCGCAGAGCTCCCTCCTCTGGGCATGCTGCCCCTGCTGAAATATCTTAAGATCATAGGAGCCAAAGCGGTCATgaccattgggcctgagtttctcGGCCACAGTTTCCCGGGAACTTGTGCATTTCCCAAACTTGAGTATTTGGAGATCAACGACATGCCCAACTGGGAAGAATGGTCACTATGCGGTGTGGAGGAAGGTGGTCACAGAACACACCTGAAGCTGTTTCCCAATCTAAAGGAATGTTGTCTCGTAGACTGTCCCAAACTGAGAGCTCTTCCAGAAGGCCTATCCCACGCTACCAACTTGAAGGAATTGCACATCTGGGGAGCTCACAACTTGAGAGAAGTAACAAAGCTCCGCTTGAGTTACAACCTGTCTGTCACAGATAACAAGATGCTGAACAGAATATCCGACGTTGCCATGAAGTATCTGGAGGTGGAGGATTGCCCCAATCTAGAGTGCGTGGATAATCTCGACAAGCTGCAGCACCTGGTCCTGACATGTCCGGAACATATGGATCAGCTTCCCCCGTGGTTATCCCGCTTAATTGATCAACAGCGCCCTAATTCTGCACAATGGGGCTTCCGCAAACTTGAAGTGCACTGCAACATAGTGCTGCTAAGGAGCTGTCTCGAGGGCAACGAGCATTGGAACATCATCCAACGGATTCCAGATGTCAAATTTCAAACTGATTCCGAAGAATACATGCGATACATCAAGGATCCATATAAGTATGACACAAATGTACCTCCAGAATAAGGGCATTGGTCTTCCTTGTAAGTCATTTTTCTTGGTTCTATCCAATAACTTagctatatatgtgtgtatatattctCTTAATTcttttgttgatttctttgcaGGGTCAATGAAAGATCTCTGCGCCAGTTTATGCTtcctttatataatattttgcgAATAAAGGTATTTGATGCCGGGATTTAATGGTTtcatcttattattatttatttatgataagttttgaTTAACATATGAATCACGGTATTTATTGAACTGTGGGTTGATTATATCAGATTATCTTTAAATTTTTCTGAGTGTGCGGTTGAAACATGATGGATCGGttattgattaaattatataattaatctattaagatCACTGTATGTTTAGATTATTTTCTatgttatttggattgaaatATTGAGAATTCTTATGGAGTTATTAAATCTATTGTGTATCCTATGGGTTGATGTATCATGAATTAGATTGTGTGATAATTATGAAATCtactttattttgattcttttcttGCATTCAAAATCTACAGAATTATAACTTTGTACTATCCGCTTCAGCGTTACACACCACCTCATTCATAGTCTACCAGGCCAATAATGAATTCAGAAGCCACTCTCTTTGGTCATTGTGGTGTTGGGTTGCACTTCTTTCTTAGTACATGGCATGGAATGCATTCCATGACCTCGTTTGATGCATTCATATTTTTCCTTCTCATGTAAATGTATTCAGGATCAATATATATATTCGTTCGTTGGAAACCTGAAATTAATATGATTTAGCTGGTCTTAGTTATTCTTTGGAACGCTTGTAAGCCTTAACTCCGGTCCATTGGAAGTATGAAATTAATATGAATCTGCAGCGAAGGTTGGAGGCTATCAGATGTTACGTTCAAGATGTGGAGCGGTAGGAGCACCGTCACCGAGCTACGAGGATTTACCATCTCGTCTGAAAcaattttttctttattgttcTTTCTCTACGAAGGTCTTTCTGTATTACAAGGATATTGCTCCGTTTTGGGTGGCCGAAGGCTTTATTGTAGAACGAGGAGGTAGGTAGGTTGATGGAAGATGTAGCCGATGAGTGCTGCGGGCTAGAACTAGTTTGGAGGAACCTTTTGCGGGTAGATTCGATATTTTTCTTTGCATGACCATCTACGATCTCTCTGGATGCAAACTCGACGAGTTTAAGTTGGATGCCACCGGAAGATGGGGGAGGACAAAAttggtattaaaaaaaaatagaaatgtcCATACTACCTAATAAAGTGTCCTTCAATAAATTATCATGTTCTATGTAGATTTATATGGACAACCCTTATTTCTCACAACCCTAAAAGATGACTTATAATATAACATCTTCTAGATTGATAATCCAAAAACTAATATCTTTCGGATTGTTACAAAAATACCCAGAATATCATCTTCCGAGCATTTAACCAAACATGTTAAATCGATCCAAcaaatatcaaaaattatttcTCACCACCTCTTCAATCTTCATAAAGTTTcatttgattatttatttatttttaattattttgtatCTCCAACAATGATAGATGCTTTGATGATTAAGAAgagaataacaacaacaacaataatataattagattttaaaaaaattgtcAGAATTAAATAGTAAATTGAGGACATTTATATCCATTTGCATAGGATATGTTAAGAATATCAAAAGTTATTAAAATGAAATTGTTCGATAGCAAAAATAAATTGAATATAAATATtctacttttattttatttttattctatattttATTATCACATGAATATTAGATTTGAATTAAATTATACCACCTATTTTAAATACTTGATAGTGGGGGCATAGTTTTTAATAGTGGAGatatctattttaaataattaaattattgctCGTCATACAAGTCTCATACTATACTTCAAGAGTACATCCATAGTATGAATTTATTGGTACGATATCAATTTTCTTAGAATTATACTTTTCGAAATATTTTTAGAATGCTCATACTTAAAAAAATTTTCTAAAACAATGTTTATAGTCTAATGAAAAAATCATTTAATCTCTTTTTTCTTTAGACCCGCCAATGCCTCCAACGTCCCATCGCCACCGTTGGCCACCCCCCTCTACGGCATACAAGCAGGGTTGTCTCTTTCGTTATAGCCCTCATGCTTACCCTCCTCCATTATACACGAGGTTATTCCCTATCAGTGGACGAATATAATTACTATAGACCACGAGGGCGACGACAAAGACGATGGCCAATGGGTTAGACTAGATGGAGGGGACAGCTGACAAAAGGATAAAATAATCATTTAGAAAAATTCTGTTTCGAATTCTTTTTAAAATAGAAGCGCtgtgagaaattaaaaaaaaataaagaagcgCTATGAGAAATTATCATTTAGAAGCTCTGTTTCGAATTCGTTCCTTTCCAATATTTCGCCATCCGTCCTCTGCGCCGAGTCGCTGGTTATACACAGTTGTTTCACAGATTCTTTGAATCGACTCCTTGCAGATTTTTCGAACTCAGCAAACACAGCTGTTCAGCGTGTCCTGCGATCTCTGTTTCCGAGACTTCGCCCCGCAACTCCTCCGTCCACTCCGCTGAGCTGCTGGGTCTCATCTTCATCTCAAACTTGAACAGTTGCACACACTTCCCAGATACCGCGACATCTACTTCCGAGATTTCGCCATGTGACTCTGCCGTCTTCTCCGTTGAGCTACTCGTCTTATTTGTCTCAGATCTCGGAAGAATAAGAAAGTAGATGATAAGGTAATCTGATTTCTGACGGCTACTGCATGGATCACCTTAGGAAACAATTCCATGTTGTTCCTCGGTCGATTAACTTCTGTCGTTAGGGGCCGGGCCGCTCGTACGATTTCATGACTCGACCAATGACCGGAGATTTCTGGTATCTAATGCAACAAAACATGCACAGTGGAAAGAaacatagatactgctgcatgCGAGTGCGCTCTCATCTTAAAATTATAGCTACCGGTTTGAATGCAGACAGACGAGCGTTCCTTTTTTTTCGTTTCGCTTGCCAACGGGAACCGGTGAAGGTAAGACTCCATCCTTGACATTTGTCGTAATTTTGTTTGCAGGCGTGGTTTGTTTTAGCCTGTTTGTTCTACTGATGATGCTGCTCTTGGATACAAATATATTTGTGCTCAAGGAACACTTGGCCGTGCAAACAACACATCAAACTTTCTTTCTGAGTGGTGTGGCATTTCCTCGGTTGGTGTCAAAGAGATCATGGCAATGATCCTTAATTTCTTTGTTTCAAGATACCTTAAAGTCGTAACAGAGTTTCTGGAGGGAGAGATATGCAAGGTGCTAGGCGTGAAGAAGGAGATCAAATCGCTGACGGAAAACTTGGTCAAAATCAGATGTTTGATCCAAGATGCAGAGCGGAAGAGGCGTGGGAGCGCCGTCATTGACAACTGGGTGAGGATGCTGAAAGATCTCATGTACGATGCCGATGATATCATCGATCTCTGCACGATCGAAGGTGGGAAACTGTTGGAAGCTCCGCCGTCATCAGCGTCAGCGGTAAGCTCCCCTCTCAGCTTTGTTTCCTCTAGCTTTAAGTGCACTAAATACCGTCATGAGATCGCTACCAAAATCGAAGCACTTAATGCTAGACTGAAAGAAATGGCCGAGTTCAATGCCTTGGTGTCTGAGATAGTGTCGGCAACCCAAGAACCCCAACCTCACAAAACAACTACACGGGAGACATTGTCGGGGAACAAATTGAAGTAGCTGCCCACAATCTGATCGATGCCATGCTCCAGAAAAATAAGCAAAAGTGTCGTGTTTTTGGGATTGTAGGGATGGGTGGCATCGGAAAGACCACTTTAGCACGTAAAATATACAACGACCAAAGGATCAAGGACAACTTTCCTATCAGTAAATGGTTGTATGTGTCTAAGGATTATTCCGAGATCGATTTACTGAAAGAGCTAGTGAGGTGTGCAGCCGAAGGTGCAGAATCTTTGAAGGGAGTAAGCAGGTCAGAATTGGAACCTAAACTCGCCTCTCTCCTGACCAAAAACTTGTTTCTCGTGTTGGACGACGTTTGGAGTGCAACTGTTTGGAATGATTTCCTCACGAGACCACTAAGTAAAGGAGTAGGCAGCAGCATGATCTTAGTTACCACGAGAAAAGAAAGTGTGTTGATAGGTATCAGATATAGCTATATCCACCAAGTGGAGAAAATGAATGAAAATAGTGGGTGGATGTTGCTTCGGAAGAGATCATTCGAAGCTGGGGAGGAGGATGACATGCGTCGGTAGGAAAATTGTTAGAAAATGTGGACTTCCTCTTTCCATCAAAGCTATTGCAGGGGTTTTAGCTTACAAGAACAGAAGCATAGTGAAGTGGGAAGAAGTCCTTGAGAGTGATGCTTGGAGTATGAACAAGATGGAGGATGGAGTACCGGGGGCTTTGAATTTGAGCCACCAGGATTTACCATCTTACCTGAAACAATGTTTTATCTATTGCTCCTTATACCCAGAGAGAAGTACTATACATTTCAGACAAATCGTTCGGTTTTGGGTGGCTGAAGGCCTTATCGTATAACATGGAAATAATAATAGGCTGATGGAAGATGTAGCCGAGGAGTACTATTGGGAACTAGTTTGGAGGAATCTGCTACAGTTGGATCCATTGTAGGCAGACAATAGTCGTTGCTCTATGCATGATCATTTACGATCCCTTGGTGCATATTTGATGAGAGACGAAGGGATTTCGATTAGACATGGAGGGGAATTAGATATACAAGCAAACACCAAGATTCGTAGGTTGCAACATGGGGGACAACGATAATCGACGACGATGTGCTGAGAAGGTTACCGCACCTACAAGTGTTGGATTTGAGAGATACAtcgtgataagcagataagatttcctcaaggcagttgaggaaatctctaagcagttgaaAAAAATCCTccctgctgaatgtgtataacctccctgctgagtgtatataaatagctatcaagagctcactatcaaatgAATTagccaattacatcttatacatttcatagtttcttctacaatttctatctctttatcttcttcgtttaattcttatcatggtatatagagcaagccctcttctcgcTGTTTGACTCTTCACAATCGCTTCCTGACCGGAGTCCATCGCCTCCCCTTGGGCCGCAGCCGCTCGACCATCCCTCTTGTGGCGACGTCTCCACCCCTCAACCGTAGCCATTCGctgcagcctactgcagcacttgcggctgctaatatcagatccGTGGGCAACGCTCGTAAAGTAAGCACAGTCACGACATTTGTTTCTACCGCCGGCTGCTGCTCCCTTGCCAATcgaagtcttccgctgaaaactccgccgctcttccggccaccaaactccaacactgcattactgcaactatctccaaccttgtagatttctccagcatcgctgaagaaatcgctgcaagctgcagaaatttctCCCACCTCGCTGCAACAATCTCTCCTGCATTCTGCATCGCTACAGCCTACCAGTCCCTCtagaagaagcagcagccctcTTCGGCATTGCATACAGCGACTCTTCTACCGTTGACGTATTCATCATCTACCTCCCGCCACAGCCATCACTGCCTTTTTCGCTGCAGATTTCTCGCCCAtcactgcagcctcctctgcagtgcatcgctgcagccttctctgcagttcatcgtgctgcagcctcctctgcagcgCATTGATCTGtttttctcctcctctctccctcctatatctttacatcttctgtaaagatcacttaaaccGCCATAAAATATctaggatgtcttcattttcccctTCCGATATTCCTATCCCTATTTCTACAGGAATTTTGagtacttctcaaagtcttatcaccatcaatgttgcagcactcattcccttcaaattatccaaaggcggcaactaattcccttcaaattatccaaaggcggcaactacgcatcttggcgggcacaactttctaatcttctatttggttatgatctcctaggttatgttgatggctctctccCGTGTCCACCTGACATGgtcaacatcccaggcgaacccaGTCCAGTGTCAAATccagcccacaaactatggttacatcaagatcgcctcatcctccaagctattcaagcttccgttgctggatccgttgccccgctaatatcctcatgtacgactgctgcagaagcatggtgcaagttacaaacaactttggcaaattgctcacgtactcgcatgctcggacttctctccaatctgatgaaaataaaacaagagggaagtactattgttgattatctacaaactatcaaagttatcatcgatgacttggttttgataggtcattctctcaatgatgaagaagtcctaatccataccctcaatggcctaggaggcgagtacaaagaactggcAGTAGctcttcgggcacgcgactcaccaatatcattcgaagaactttatgataagttgatcgactatgagactacttgaagcgtgatgatatGATGCCCgaaccacctattacagctcaagttaatcaaaaatccaagaggaagagcaaccagtacaataagcacgtcaacaacggtctggctaagctgcctcccagccctatgGCGCCTAGACCAAACCCCCCTcatccatatcaaggtggtaactttcataatcctcaATCGTCGCGTCCTGACTTCACAAACCACCATCGAGtcatttgccaactatgtgataaagtcggacactccgTGAAAGTCTGTCGCTCTCGCCCCAGGCTCCCTGCTCCATCAGAGTGGCCTCAGgcaaatttcatggctactccaactcctacccaacctaattggattgtggactcgggtgcctctcatcacatcacctctgatcttcaaaacttgtccatccacaacaactatgacggaaataaagatatcatcatcggtgacggtaaaagaattcctattactcattctggttcctcaacgcttagctccaagggcttggtataacgagcttggctcgtttttgacctcaattggcttcatcaattccaagtttgatacctcgttattcatttgccagcataatggaagcataatatatcttttagtatatgtggatgatattattgtcacaggaaatgatcctttgaagactcaagcatttctaaagcacttggccgatcgcttctccctcaaagatctaggaactttaagctactttctgggagtggaagcaatatttacatcttcaggtctcttcctatcacaaagaaagtatattcaagatttattatcaaaaacaaacatgcaggatgcgaaagaggtgacaactcctctctctaccagtgaatcacttaaattatgtgatgaaagtcctgctacagattcgactcaatatcgacaagtccttggctccttacagtacttggctctcacgcgtccagatatttcatttgctgtcaataaattatcacaattcatgcatcgaccatctactatgcattggtctacggtcaaacgaattttgcggtatcttaaagggactcttaattatggcattcttcttcgcaaaaatacttccctccatctccatgcctttgctgatgctgattgggcagggaactttgatgatagaacatc comes from the Musa acuminata AAA Group cultivar baxijiao chromosome BXJ1-10, Cavendish_Baxijiao_AAA, whole genome shotgun sequence genome and includes:
- the LOC135595367 gene encoding putative disease resistance protein RGA3 codes for the protein MAMVLDTFVSRYVNDVAAFVEGEICKVLGVKKEIKALQETLETIRCFLQDAEQKSRSGDPVMELWVRKLKEVMYDADDVIDLCVMEGGKPLEVRASASASGVVSLPFSFVSSCFRCTKYRHEIAGQIEAINDRLKRIAADNSILGNLQPASQQLHPKKPPPPRETSPLEVEEDIVGEQIEEAADDLINRMLENTEQKCRVFGIVGMGGIGKTTLASKIYNDGRIKANFPIQKWLYISKDYTEIKLLRELIRCAGDETKAESFEGESRAELEPKLASLLTKKLFLVLDDVWSPNVWTDFLRKPLSKGAGSSTILVTTRIETVLSGMKASYMHQAEKMDDNSGWLLLGKTVFEAGEEDDMRRLEEVGRKIVRKCDGLPLAIKAIAGVLISKDRSTAEWEQVLENDAWSTNRQIDEEVPRALHLSYEDLPSHLKQCFLYCSFFTWKVFHYNDIIRFWVAEGLIVEAEGRLMEDVAEEYYWELVSRNLLQLDPSFINRSMFCIHDHLRALATYLMKDEGFSITVGQRLDIKANAKIRRLLIFNMGIKLVLSDHIIEKKCLRTLVIRDSHSTITIEDNVLEGLPNL
- the LOC135594749 gene encoding putative disease resistance protein At3g14460, with amino-acid sequence MTITRLYNLRSLVVEETPLTHVPKGIGKLININILQGFVIGHDNPTNEVDETGCGLEELQPLSKLRYLSIYRLERAVTAASALAEKRSLRELILSWMPPEDGEDGDATDSGEDRRATTWRKEEQIQMGAEKICNELSPPSSLRTLVIVRFPGRQFPNWMMSSSLGESLPNLQYLYLSVFPSCAELPPLGMLPLLKYLKIIGAKAVMTIGPEFLGHSFPGTCAFPKLEYLEINDMPNWEEWSLCGVEEGGHRTHLKLFPNLKECCLVDCPKLRALPEGLSHATNLKELHIWGAHNLREVTKLRLSYNLSVTDNKMLNRISDVAMKYLEVEDCPNLECVDNLDKLQHLVLTCPEHMDQLPPWLSRLIDQQRPNSAQWGFRKLEVHCNIVLLRSCLEGNEHWNIIQRIPDVKFQTDSEEYMRYIKDPYKYDTNVPPE